DNA sequence from the Leopardus geoffroyi isolate Oge1 chromosome A3, O.geoffroyi_Oge1_pat1.0, whole genome shotgun sequence genome:
AAGTCTGGCAGGGCCGGGGCCGTGGGGTCCCCAGCTCCGGGAGGAGGCTGGATCGTCTCAGAGGTCGACAAGGCCGGCCTCCCTTGGTTCTCACTCGTTGTCGGTGGTGGAGGGGGAGCCATGGCCCTCGGCAGGCTGGAGTCCCCAGGGAGGCCTGACAGCCTGGTGGCATTGGGCACGGCCAGGCAGCTTGGGCCGGAGGCCATGGGCACGGCAAAGCTGACAAGGCCTATGCCGCTGACCGACAGGGCCATGAGGGCACAGCCGGCCAGTAACAGGGCCCTGCGGCCCGCTCGGTCCACCAGCCCCATGGCAGTCAGGGTCGCCAGCACCTTCACGGCCCCGAGTCCCACAGAGGCCAGCACCGCGGAGGAGCCTCCCCGAAAGCCCACCGCCTGGAAGACGGTGGAGGCGTAGGACAGCACATTGGGCTGCCCCGTCAGCTGCTGGAAAATCACCAGCCCCAAGCCCACGGTGGTCCGGCCTCGCATGTTCTCCCGCGCCCTGAAGAGGTCCAGGAGGGAGGAGCTTGGCCTCGCCAGGCCCAGCTTGGAGGTCCCACCTCCCTGGAGAGGAACGAGGTCCTTGGGCGCTGGAGTCTCGGCGGTGCCAGCAGGGAGATAAAGGAGGCTGAGGGACTGTAGGAGGGCAGGTGCAGCGGCCCAGCTGAACATGTGCCTCCATCCCCAGGGGGCGCCAGCCAGGGCGTAGTTGAGTGCATAGGAGAGCAGGATGCCCGCGGTGACGCCTGCCTCGTAGAGGGACACCAGCACGCCCCGCTGCCGCGGCCCCACCAGCTCTGACACATAAATACAGCAGgccatggaggagagagagatggcaaaTCCAGCGGCCAAGCGCCCTAGGACCAGCCAGGCCAGGGAGCCGGCCAGGCCTAGGCTCAGGCTGCCCGCCAAAAGCACCAAGTTGCTCCCAAGGATGGCTCGTTTCCTGCCATACTGGTCGATGAGGACGCCCCCCACCAGGGAGGCGAGGAGAGCCCCCAGGAGCAGGCTGCCCACCAGGAGCTCCTGCTCCGAGCAGGACAGCCCGAAGTCAAGCTGCAGTGGCAGCAGGGCACCCGATATGACGGCCAGCTCATAGCCGAAGGTCAGGCCACCCAGCAAAGACACAGAGGCACACAGGGGCAGGAGCAGTTGGGGACGGCCTGGAAAACAAAAGTGACAGGAGCAGAGTTCAGGACGGCTCCTTGCCAGAGCATCCGTCCGTCCAGCTTTCCCTCCATCTGTCAACCCCTCCATCGGTCCATCCGGCTACCCCATCAGTtacccgtccatccatccacccacccattcattcgttcatccatccatccctcgtCCGctcatcccctccctccttcgcccgcccacccctccacccctctacCGTCATTCTCCTATCTGTCCATTTACTGTTCCATCCGTCCACCCACCAATCCGTTCATCCCTCCGTCCACTCCATCTATATTCACCCGTCGAGTCATTAAtcaatctatccatccatcccttcatcATCCACTCCTCCATCCGTCCATCTGCTCCCTCTGCCACATATTCGTCCGTCCATTCCCTTCCTCTACCCCTTAATTCACCATCCACTTATTTACTGATGCACCTATCCACAGACACAACCATTCATCCCCCATCTTTGTATTCCCTCCCTCCTGTACCCGTTCACACActtacccatccatccatgcatgcaCCCATCCaatcttcaaaattttatttatctggcaTCTACAACATGCCAGACTGTGTTCTTGGGGCTGACAGTACAATGGTGttgtggttatatatatatatatatatatatatatatatggcagacgtttatatatatatatatatatatatatatatatatatatatatcttcaggTGGTGATAGGAGTCACAGAAAAAAGCAGGGAAAGTGGGTTGAAACTGATGGAGGAATTCAGTTTTAAATAAGGTGGTCGGTTAAGGCTTCTCTAAAGAGGGAAGATTTGAGCAGAGATCTGAATTGAGTGAGGGTGAAAGCCATGTACAATCTGGGAGAAGAACAGTCTAGAGAGGGAACCGCAAACACAAACGCACTGAGGCAAGACAGTTTTTGGTATGTTTGAACAATAACCATGAATATTAATAGCTAGTGCTTATATGGCACTTACTAAGCGTGTCTTAAGAACTTTATGTGTACTTACTCGTTGGATTCTTACCACAATCCTATAACAGATTATTATTAGCATCATCCTTTAAGGCTTAGTGAGGGTAAGAAACCTTtctcatggtcacacagctagtggtgGCAGATGTCGCCAGAGAGGGCAGGCTCTTAATCGCTGTGCTATCAGCAGAGGTCAGGGTGGCTCCGGTGACAGGAGACAAAGAGACAGGAGAAGTAGGCAGGGGCCTGATCACGCGGAACTTTTTAAGTCGTGAAGACGGTAATGAATTTCACTCTCAGTGGAAGGAGGCAAGTCTTTGAAGGCTTGAGCTGGGCAGCGAGAGGTGATCTATGGTACTCACCAGCACATGTGACTCCCGAGCCCTTAAAATGTGGTCAATGTGATTAAGGAACCtcattttttattgtatgtaatttgaattaatttacaCGTAAAAATTTCTGGCTAGCAGCTACCATATCGGCCCTGCAGTTACAGGGTActcttaattcttctttttaaaaaaaaaatttgatgtgtatttatttttgagagggagagaaagagacagagcgcaagcaggggaggggcagagagagagggaggcacagaatccgaaacaggctccaggctctgagctgtcagcacagagccccacgcggggctcgaactcacggaccgtgagatcgtgacccgag
Encoded proteins:
- the SLC2A10 gene encoding solute carrier family 2, facilitated glucose transporter member 10 isoform X2, with the protein product MANKFCFHLIASHGLKEPSLLPVNSRNRGRWGQREAKTGQDLGRIIFLGGLFTGREQETRGQPGKGRPQLLLPLCASVSLLGGLTFGYELAVISGALLPLQLDFGLSCSEQELLVGSLLLGALLASLVGGVLIDQYGRKRAILGSNLVLLAGSLSLGLAGSLAWLVLGRLAAGFAISLSSMACCIYVSELVGPRQRGVLVSLYEAGVTAGILLSYALNYALAGAPWGWRHMFSWAAAPALLQSLSLLYLPAGTAETPAPKDLVPLQGGGTSKLGLARPSSSLLDLFRARENMRGRTTVGLGLVIFQQLTGQPNVLSYASTVFQAVGFRGGSSAVLASVGLGAVKVLATLTAMGLVDRAGRRALLLAGCALMALSVSGIGLVSFAVPMASGPSCLAVPNATRLSGLPGDSSLPRAMAPPPPPTTSENQGRPALSTSETIQPPPGAGDPTAPALPDLSPASPAPPSAPERVLLQWAALVCMMVFVSAFSFGFGPVTWLVLSEIYPAEIRGRAFAFCNSFNWASNLLVSLSFLDLIGTIGLSWTFLLYGLTAVLGLGFIYVFVPETKGQSLAEIDQLFQRRRFALSFGPRQSSAGIPYTRIEVAAAS
- the SLC2A10 gene encoding solute carrier family 2, facilitated glucose transporter member 10 isoform X3 is translated as MDTCNSRPLWEVTVSWDPQGYMDLWGAQAVQEGQVGVKMDGRPQLLLPLCASVSLLGGLTFGYELAVISGALLPLQLDFGLSCSEQELLVGSLLLGALLASLVGGVLIDQYGRKRAILGSNLVLLAGSLSLGLAGSLAWLVLGRLAAGFAISLSSMACCIYVSELVGPRQRGVLVSLYEAGVTAGILLSYALNYALAGAPWGWRHMFSWAAAPALLQSLSLLYLPAGTAETPAPKDLVPLQGGGTSKLGLARPSSSLLDLFRARENMRGRTTVGLGLVIFQQLTGQPNVLSYASTVFQAVGFRGGSSAVLASVGLGAVKVLATLTAMGLVDRAGRRALLLAGCALMALSVSGIGLVSFAVPMASGPSCLAVPNATRLSGLPGDSSLPRAMAPPPPPTTSENQGRPALSTSETIQPPPGAGDPTAPALPDLSPASPAPPSAPERVLLQWAALVCMMVFVSAFSFGFGPVTWLVLSEIYPAEIRGRAFAFCNSFNWASNLLVSLSFLDLIGTIGLSWTFLLYGLTAVLGLGFIYVFVPETKGQSLAEIDQLFQRRRFALSFGPRQSSAGIPYTRIEVAAAS
- the SLC2A10 gene encoding solute carrier family 2, facilitated glucose transporter member 10 isoform X1, with protein sequence MGRPQLLLPLCASVSLLGGLTFGYELAVISGALLPLQLDFGLSCSEQELLVGSLLLGALLASLVGGVLIDQYGRKRAILGSNLVLLAGSLSLGLAGSLAWLVLGRLAAGFAISLSSMACCIYVSELVGPRQRGVLVSLYEAGVTAGILLSYALNYALAGAPWGWRHMFSWAAAPALLQSLSLLYLPAGTAETPAPKDLVPLQGGGTSKLGLARPSSSLLDLFRARENMRGRTTVGLGLVIFQQLTGQPNVLSYASTVFQAVGFRGGSSAVLASVGLGAVKVLATLTAMGLVDRAGRRALLLAGCALMALSVSGIGLVSFAVPMASGPSCLAVPNATRLSGLPGDSSLPRAMAPPPPPTTSENQGRPALSTSETIQPPPGAGDPTAPALPDLSPASPAPPSAPERVLLQWAALVCMMVFVSAFSFGFGPVTWLVLSEIYPAEIRGRAFAFCNSFNWASNLLVSLSFLDLIGTIGLSWTFLLYGLTAVLGLGFIYVFVPETKGQSLAEIDQLFQRRRFALSFGPRQSSAGIPYTRIEVAAAS